GGGCAGCACGACGGCTACTACCGCGGCGTGCGCGCTGCGGCTCGGGTCGGTGACCTCGACCGGCGCGTTCACCAGCCGGATGGTCAACGCCACCGCACCGATCACCATCGGCGGGGTCCGGGGGACGGCCGGGGTGTTCCCGGCGAACCAGGTCCAGCACATCAGCACGTTCACCGGCACGCCGCTCGGCAGCGGCGAGTCGCGGTCCGGTCTCACCGTCATGAACGGCGCGCTGTACTCCAGCTCGTTCGTCGTCGACGGCCAGAGCCAGATCGATCCGCACTACCCGCACAACAACGTCCGGATCGGCGGGGGCTGGTCCAACTACCGCTGGATCGAGCAGTCGGTCCTGCGCCCGGCGAACGCCGGGGATCCGGCCCGCACTCTGCTGTACGGCCAGCGCACCGACGGTGTCACGCAGCGCTGGATCTCCGACGGCAGCGGCTGGCGCGTCACCTCCGGTGTCGGCGGTCTGAGCACAGTCAAGGGCATCGCGCTGATCGGCCGTACGGCGACCTCGGAGACCTTCCTCGCCAACACCAGGTCCGGCGCGCTCGTCACCGTCACCTGGCCGACGAAGTACCTGGCCGCACCGACCAGCAAGACGGTCCGCGGCACGACCTGGCAGGGCTTCGAGCAGCTGATCGCGACCAAGTGCGGCGCGAGCGGCACGCTGCTGCTCGGCATCGACAAGGAAACCAAGTCCGGTTACCTGTACGCCGTTGGCCACTCCAACGGCACGAGCACCGTCATCAAGAGTCTGGGCAAGGTCCCGCTGACCTTCTCCGACCCCCAGTACTTCCGCATCGCACCGAAGTACGACGTCCTCAACGGCGGCTAGGCAACCAGAGCGACCCGGACCCATCACCAGGGTCCGGGTCGCACCGATCAATTGGTGTTCTTCCGTGCATCAGGCGTTGGTCACCAAACTCCCCTACGCTGAGATCGCTCCGTTCCGCCCACGGAAGGTCTTCGCATGCGCCTGGTGGCCCTAGGTCTCGCAGTTGCTCTGCTGGCTCCCGCCGTTCCCTCCCAAGCCACAGTCACGCAAGCCGCAGTCGCGTTCGATCCGGCGGGGTACGTCGACCCGTTGATCGGATCGGCCCGGGACGGGACGACCTGGCCGGGGGCGGTGCGGCCGTTCGGGATGATCTCGTGGAGCCCGACCAGCACCCGGGGCGATCAGACCAGCACAGGCGCCGCGAACGGGTACCAGTACGACGTCACGCGCGTCCGTGGCTTCAGCCTGACCCACCTCAGCGGCGCCGGCTGCAACCCGGGCGCCGCGGGCGACATCCCGATCATGCCGTACGCCGGCACGGTCGACTCCTCGCCGACCGCCGACACGACCGACGCGAAGTACGCGACGAACTTCCGGCACGAGAACGAGAGAGCGCTCCCCGGCCGGTACACCGTGACGCTCGACTCCGGCGTGAAGACCGACCTCGCCGTGACCACCCGCGCAGGCGTCGGCGAGTTCACCTTCCCGGCCGATCAGGCCGCGAACCTCCTGTTCCGTACGTCGAACTCGCTGAACGGCAGCGAGGACGCCGAGATCACGATCGATCCGGCCCACCGCAAGGTCACCGGGTCGGTACTGACCGGCGCGTTCTGCGGGCGCCGTGCGAACGGAGGCGTGAACAACCGCAAGACGTACTACCGGCTGTACTTCACGGCGTCCTTCGACCAGCCGATCGTTGCCAACGGCACCTGGAAGGACAGCACGCTGGCGGCGGGCAGCACGCACACCACCGGCGGCGAGGGATACGCCACCGGAGCGGACCGGGCCGGTCGCGGCTCCGGCGGGTACGTCACGTTCGCGCCGGGCTCCGAGGTAAGGATGCGGCTCGGGATCTCCTACGTCAGCCAGGCCGGTGCCGAGCAGAACCTGCGCGCCGAACTCAGGCCGAACGCCAAGGCCGACAAGGTCGCTGCCGACGGATACGCCGCCTGGCAACGCGAACTGAGCGCGATCCGCATCACCGGCGGGACCGACGCGCAACGGACCACGTTCTACACCGCGCTCTACCACACGCTCCTGCAGCCGAACATCTTCAACGACGTCGACGGCCGCTACCTCGGATCCGACCTGAAGATCCACCGGCTCGCGCGCGGGCAGAGAGCGCAGTACGGAACGTTCTCCGGGTGGGATCAATACCGCGCCCACATCCAGTTGCTCGCGCTGCTCAAGCCCGACGTCGCAGGTGACTACGCGCAGTCGATGTACCAGTTCGCCCAGCAGAACAAGGGGATCTGGGACCGCTGGCTGCACAACAACGGTGCCACGCACGTGATGACCGGCGACCCGGCTGCGCCGACGCTGGCGACGTTCGTCGCGATGGGAGCCACGAACTTCGACGTCCGCGGCGCCTTCGGCTCGCTGGGGCACCAGGCGCGGGTGCAGAACGCGGAGGCGGAGAACGACGGTGGCTGCCCAGGGCAGTGCACCGGACAGCGGCCGGCGCTGAACACGTACCTCGCCAAGCACTACGCGCCTCAGGACGCCTGCCACTGCTGGGGCGGTGCCGCGGAAACGCTGGAGAACGCTCTCGCGGATTTCTCGCTCGCTCAATGGGGCGCCCGGATCGGCGCGGACGTGACGGATCTGAAGGACCGGGGCAGCTGGTGGAAGAACACCTTCGACCCGGCGGTCGGGTACCAGCGGGCGCGAAAGGCGGACGGCACCTGGCAGAACGGGTTCAGCCCGTCGACGGATGTCGGGTTCGCCCAAGGTACGACGTCGACGTACACCTGGATGGTGCCGCAGGATGTGTCCGGCCTCGCCACCTTGATGGGCGGACCGACGACCGCGGTGCAGCGGCTCGACGCGTTCTTCCATGACGCGAACGGGAACTGGGCGGTGAAGGGCGGCAGCCCGGTGCGGTACGACCCGACGAACGAGCCCGGCCTGCATACGCCCTGGCTTTACAACGGTCTCGGTGTGCCGTCGAAGACGCAGGCGACCACTCGGGAGATCGTCGACACCGTCTACGGCACCGGTCCGTCGGGGCTGCCGGGAAACGACGATCTCGGCACGCTCTCCGCGTGGTACGTGTTCGCCGCGATCGGGCTCTTCCCGCAGACGCAGGGGCGGGCCGAGTTGCTGGTCGGCAGCCCGCTGTTTCCCAAGGTCGAGCTACGCCGGAGCAACGGAGTACGCCTGACTGTCGAAGCGCCGGAAACGTCGGACACGAACCAGTACGTCCAGGGTCTGTCGCTGAACGGCCGGGCGCGGGGCGAGTCCTGGTTGCCCGAGTCGTTCGTGACGCGCGGCGGGCGGATCGCCGTTGCGATGGGTGCGGTGCCCTCGGCGTGGGGAACGCCGCCCGTGGACCACTGAGTCGGCCGCCGGCGGCGACAGTTATGCTGGTCGGAGTTTGACCGGCGGTGGGGCTCGCCGGATCCAACTGTCGCTTTCGGCGGCCAACAGTCCCTACCTGAGGAACCTCGCGGCGCCACGCCGCGAGGCACGTCCAGGTAGGAGGCATGTCTGTGGAGCACCACCCTCTGAACCCGTTGCCCAAGGGGCCGGTCGACTCGGACGTCGACCTGCGGATCGACGGGCGGGCGCAGCGTGCGCATGATCCGGTGATCCTGGGCGCGATCGCCGTCGGCGGCGCGATCGGCGCCGCCGCGCGGTATCTGGTCGGGCTCGGCTGGCCCACTCCCCCGGGCGGATTCCCGATCAGCACGCTGGTCATCAACGTGGTGGGCTGCGGCCTGATCGGGATCCTGATGGTCGTGGTCACCGACGTTCTCACCCGGCAACGACTCCTCCGCCCGTTTCTCGGCACCGGCGTGCTCGGCGGGTTCACCACGTTCTCGACGTACGCCGTCGACATCCAGCAGCTCGTCACCGGGCGGAACGCCGGGATCGCGTTGCTCTACCTGGTCACAACCGTCGTCGGCGCGTTGCTCGCGGTCCGGGCCACCGTGAGCGCGACGCGCGCGCTGATCACCTGGAGAACGCGATGACCCGGCTGTTGCTCGTGATCGCCGGCGGCCTGATCGGAGCGCCGCTGCGCTATCTCGCCGACCGCGCCGTCCAGGCCCGGCACGACTCGCTGTTCCCGTGGGGCACGTTCAGCGTGAACGTCGTGGGATCGCTGATCCTGGGCTTCCTGGTCGGCGCGTCCTCCGCTCTCCCGCACGATGTGCAGCTCCTCGTCGGCACCGGGTTCTGCGGCGCGCTCACGACGTACTCGACGTTCTCGTACGAGACCATCCGCCTCTACGAGGATCGGGCGCGTTTCCTCGCGGTCGCCAACGTGACAGCGAGCATCGTGGCCGGCCTGGGCAGCGTGTTCCTCGGAGCGGCCGTCAGCCAAGCGATCTGGGGCTGACGGACCTCAGCGATCTCGCGTCGCGATGCCCGGGTAGTCCAGCACCAGACCCGAAGCGTCGAACGTCAACTCACACTCGAAGTCGAACGTCGAGGACTCGTAGTGGAAGACGTGCCGTCGCTCTTCGGAGCTCGTGAGCGTGTAGCGCTGCTCGAGTCGTACGACGGACAGATCGTCGGCCTGTACGAAGGCAGCCGGCACGTCGACCGTCGTACCGGGAACGAACGGGAGGCGATGCACCGGGAGCGTGTTCGTGACCGCCGAGGACTCGAAGTCCACGTCCCGGCAGCCGTCGAGATCCGGCCGAGCTACACCGTTCACGGTCCAGCGATCGTCCGGGAAACGTGTCAACGCAACCGCATGCTCACCAGAGATCGTCGAGTTCACCGCATTCACGGACTCGGTCGCCCAGCCCGCACCGACGGTGATCTCGTACCCGACGTACCAGATCGAGTCGCCCTCGCGGGCCGACGTACGACCTCTCAACCGGCCGGCGCCGGGGAACAGCACCTCGAATCCCACCCGAGCCCCGCTATGCGTCCACGACGCAGCGGCAGGCAGCGCACGCAGCTCCATCCCCCGACCCTAACCAGCCGACCTGAACTGTTCGAGGGGTGACACGAGGGGGGCGATCTCGGCGGGTGCGCCTATCGTTGGTCGGTAGGCGTTTTCGTGGAGGGGTGGATGCTGGACCGGTCGGAGTCCGCGCTGGGCATTGTGCTCCGATCACGGTTCTACCGTTCGGCCTTCCTCTCGTTGCTGATCGCCGGTGTCGGTCTCTCGGCCGCGACCCCACAGCTCACGCTGTTCCTGGTGCGAGATCTCCACACGCCACTGCCCGTCGCCGGCCTGTACTACGTGACGAACCTGGCCGCGCCCATCGCCGGCTACCTGGTCGGGCGATGGTCGGACCGGACCCAGGACCGGCTCCTGTGGTTCCGGATCTGCTCGGTGATCGGCGCGGCCGGCTGGATCGCGATGGCGGTCGCGACCGAGGTCTGGATGCCGTTCGTGATCAGCGCGCTGGCGTTGAGTGTGGCCGGCGGTTCGATGGCGCAGCTGTTCGCGGCCTGCCGTGACGAGTTGAGCCGGCATCCGACCCGGGCCGAGAACCGGGTCGTCGCGACCGTCCGGATGGCGTTCACGACGGGCTGGATCCTCGGCCCGGTGTTCGGCAGCTGGTTCGGCGGCGCGTTCGGGCTCCGTGCGTTGCTGGTGGCAACAGCCGTCTGCGTGTTCGCCGCGATGATTCCGCTCGGCCTGCAACGCGTCGAGCGGTACGACGATCCGCAGGCAGGCACGCCCTCCGAACACGCAGCAGGGCGCCGGCAGATCGACCACATGATGCCGTTGCTGATCTTCACCGCGGTCTGCGTCCTGGCGATGACCGGCGACACGATCAAGTTCGGGTACCTGCCGATCTACATGGCCGAGCAGTTGCACGTGTCGGACTCGCTGCGTGGCGTGGTCATCGGCATCCAGCCGCTCCTCGAGTTGCTCATGCTCCCGGTGGTGGCGCGACTGGCCGACCGGTTCGGCGCGATCCGCGCGATGACAGCAGGCGCCGTACTCGGGCTGGCCGGCAACCTCGCCTACGCACTCAGCACGTCGGTCGTCGGCCTGTTCGTCGGGCAGGCGCTGACCGCCGGATTGTGGGCGTGCGTCGGCGCCCTCGGCGTCTCGATCGCCCAACGCCTCTACCCAGAAGGCGTCGGGACCGCTTCGGGCATCTTCCTCAGCGCAATCCCCGTCGGCTCGGCGATCGGCGGCGCCATCGGCGGCATCGGCGTGGCCGCGATCGGCCTGCCGCACGTCTTCTTCATCCCCGCCGGCCTCACCGCCCTCGCAACCGTCGGCTTCATAATCCTCAGCACCCGCGACAGCACCTGACCTACGGCCGCGGGCGAATCACACCAGATAGCGGTCGCCCGGGTGCACGATCCGCAGCCACCGGCAGCCGTACGGTGCGAGGTCGAGCGACAGCACACCGTCCTCGCGGACGTCCGCCGTACTGGTCTCCAACAAGTCGATCGCGCGCACTCCGACGGCGCTTCCGGCGACCGCCAGGCGGACTCGGACCGGCTCCGGCGCGAAGTTGTGAACGGCGACGACCGTTCCGTCCTCGTAGTCCGAGCGGTGCGCGAACACCGACCGCACTCCGGTCTCGAGGATCGTGCACGACCCCCAGGAGAACTCGGGGCACTCGCGGTACCGCAGGACGAGCAGCTTCATCCAGTTGAACAGGGACTCGGGGTCGCGCCGCTGCGCCGCCACGTTCACGTTCTCCGGGCCGAGTTCGCCCTCGACCATCGGCACGGGCAGCCGGGACGGATCGGCCGTCGAGAAGCCACCGGCCGGATCAGCCGTCCACTGCATCGGCGTCCGGACCGCGTTCCGGCCCTCGGCGGCGAGGTTCTCCCCCATGCCGATCTCCTCGCCGTAGAACAACACCGGCGTACCCGGCAGCGAGAACAGCAAGCTGTAGACCATCCGGAGCCGCGCCGGGTCGTTGTCCAGCATCGGCGGCAAGCGCCGGCGCAGTCCACGGCCGTAGATCTGCATCCTCTTCTCCGGCCCGAACGCGTCGAACACTTCCTGCCGCTCCTCCTCCGACAGCTTGTCCAGCGTCAGCTCGTCGTGATTGCGGACGAACGTTCCCCACTGCGCCTCTTCGGGCGGGTCCGGCCGGTCCCGCAACGCCTTGACCAGCTCGGCCGGGTCGTTGCGAGCCAGCGACAGGTAGAGCCGTTGCATGCCGATGAAGTCGAAGCACATCGTCAACTCGTCGCCGTCCTCGTCACCGAAGAAGCGCCGTACGTCGGGATAGGGCAGATTGACCTCGCCGAGCAGGATCGACTGCCCGTGCCTCCGCTGCAGTGACGCCCGCAGGTCCCGCAGGTAGTCGTGCGGATCCGGCAGGTCGGCCGCGTCCTGAGCGCCGGCCGTGTCGATCAAGAAGGGCACCGCGTCCACCCGGAACCCGGACAGCCCCAGTTCCGACCAGAAGCCGACCACGCGCTCGATCTCCTCGCGAACGTCACGATTCGCGATGTCGAGATCCGGCTGGTACCTGTGGAAGCGGTGCAGGTAGTACTGCCCCGCCTCCTCGTCGTACTGCCACAGACTCGTCTCCTCTCCGGGGAAGACGATGCCCTTGTCCGCATCCGGCGGTGGCTCGTCGCGCCAGACGTACCAGCCCCGGTACGGCGACTCGCGCGACGCCCGCGCGCTCTGGAACCAGGGGTGCTTGTCCGAGGTGTGGTTGACCACCAGATCTGCCATCACCCGGATGCCGCGGTCCCGGGCCAGCGTGATCAGCTCGACCAGGTCGCCGTGGCTGCCAAGTCGGTTGTCGACGCCGTAGAAGTCGGTGATGTCGTAGCCGTCGTCGCGGTCCGGCGTCGGGCAGAACGGCATCAGCCACAGGCAGGTCACCCCAAGCTCGGCCAGGTGATCGATCCGTTGGCACACCCCACGCAAGTCTCCCCTGCCGTCGCCGTCGGTATCGAAGAACGTCTCGACATCGAGGCAGTAGATGACCGCGTTCTTCCACCAGACATCGGCTGTTTCGGTCAGGCGCATGCCCAGCCGGTACCCGGGGTCGGCGGACTTCAGACGCGCACGGCGATGGCTGCGATCAGGACGGACACGGCAACGCCGGACAGGATGATCAAGGCAACGACCAGCAGCGGGCTCTCGGCGCGCGGTGGTCCGTGGCCGGTGCCGTCGAGGTGATCGAACCGTTCGAGGGCCGGCCCCCAGCCGAACGGCGACGACGGCGGCTCACCGTGAGAGGTTCCTGGCAACGGGTGACTGCCGTACGTCGGCATCGAGCCGTCGGGCAGCGCCGGCCGCGACTGACCGGTCCTCGCCTGATCCTCATCAGACACGTGTTCCTCCCATGACGCCCGCCGGTCGTTCCTCACGGTCTCCCCACGGCGGCAGGCGTCAACTCCCACTCTGCACCACCGTCATCGACCCTCGCGCGTATCGATATCCGTCGTTGACGGACCGTCAACCAGTAGTCACGTGAGGTATAGGCGGAAGTGGTCCCGCCCTGGCATCCTCGGATCGTTCCTTTCCGCCCTGAAGTAAGACCCGTAGTAAGGAGCGATCGATGCAGGACTCCGCCCCGCCTCCTCGACCACGATCCTTCCGCCGGACGCTCGGCGTCGTCGTCGGAACGGCCGCCCTGATGGTGACCTCGGCCGCGATGGCGTACGCCGCTCCGCCGCCGAGCCTGCCGCAGAACGCCGGAGGGTACGAGCAGTCGTTCTCGCCGGCGTACGACTACGACACCGACGGCTGCTACGCCACACCCGCCATCGGCGCCGACGGCACCCTGAACGCCGGCCTCAACCCGACCGGCGCCGTGAACGGCAACTGCCGCGACCAGTCCGACCTGGACAACTCGCAGACCTACTCCCGCGACAAGTGCAACAACGGCTGGTGCGCGATCGTGTACGCCAGCTACTTCGAGAAGGACCAGGCGTTGCCCGGCAGCAGCCTCGGCGGCCACCGGCACGACTGGGAGCACGTCATCTCCTGGGTCAACCAGGCGTCGAACCAGGTCGAGTACGTGACCACGACGCAGCACTCGAGCCAAGTCACCTACACCCGTTCGCAGGTGCGGTTCGACGGCTCGCACCCGAAGGTCGTCTACCACAAGGACGGCGCCAGCACGCACTTCTTCCGGCTCGCCAACAGCAACGACGAACCGCCGGAGAACCACTACCACAACTGGCGGTACCCGCCGCTGGTCGGCTGGAGCGGCTACCCGAGTACGTCGCTGCGCGACACCCTGATGACCGCGGACTTCGGGTCCGCGACGATCAAGATCACCGACAAGGACGACCGGTTCCGCAACCTGCTGAACGCGTCCAAACCGTCCGGCATCCCCTTCGACCCCTGGGCCTGACGCTCTCGACCAAGGAGGCGTGCGCGTTCAGTCCTCGGCGCGCACGCCGCCCGTCAGCGACTCCGCGATCAGGTCGATCATCGCGGCATGCCTGAGTGTCGCCGTCTCGGCATGCCCGAGCGCGACCGTATCGAGAAACACCCGGCTGACCACAAGCTCCGCGGCCGCCTGCACCCGGTCCGGATCCGCCACCACGTCCTCCGCGCCGGCCAGTACGCAGGCCACAGTCTCGGTCGCCTCCGCGAACAACTCGGCTGCCCGCGACGCGATCTCGGGCCGCCCCTGCGCCTCCCGGAACACGATGATCCGGGCCGCACGGTCATGCTCCAGTTCCTCGGCCATCGTCGCCACGATCGCGCGCAACCGCCGCCGTACGGTCGGGCCGCGCGTCGTGGACCGCAGTACCTCACTGGGCGCCGGGCGCTCCTGCACCACCGCGAGCAGCAGGTCCAGCTTGGTCGCGAAGTGGTAGAACACCAGCCCCGACGGTACGCCGGCCTCGGTCGCGATCCGGGCCGTGGACGTGGCGTCGTACCCGTGCTCGGCGAACAGCCGCTCGGCGGTCTCGATGATGAGCTGCCGTTTGGACGGTCGCGTGGCATGGCGCGTGTGCGCGGGAGCGGTCATGAGCCTGCCGGTTGGGCGGCAGGCCAGACTTCACCTTTCCGTTCGGCTGCGAGCACGGCGGCTCGCTTGAGGGACTTGAAGACATAGTCCGGCACCCGCAGACCCTGCCGGTGCGCCCACATCAGCTCGAGCTCGGCCCGTCCGACCTGCCGTGCGTACTCGCGCAGTTCCGCCTCGCCGCCGTCACTGATGTTCAGCGCCTCCATCACGTCCCCGAACTCGGTCACCTGACGTTTGTTGTAGGCACCGGTCACTTCGAACGTACGCTTCCGCAGCCCGCGCGTCAGCGTCTTCTGCCACCCCGACAGCTGGTCCCACAGCTGCTGCGCGGCCATCTGGTAGTACGCGAAGTGCCCCGGCTCCTGGCGGCGGATCGGCGCGACCACCGTGGCCGCGACGGCCCGCTCGCCGAGCTCGACCAGCCCGGCGTGAAGCTTGTTGTAGGCAAGGACCGCGGAGCGCTCGGTGGCCAGCCCGGTCAGGTAGTAGAGCATCCGGCTGATGTCCTGGACACCGGGCACCCGCCCGAGCGCGCCGAGGAACTTGAGGCTGAACGAGACGTCCGCCAGGTTCGGTTCGTGCGGCTCCACGCCGAGCAAATTCTGCAGCTTGTCGAGGATCTGCCCATGGCGGGTCTCCTGCGGCATCCACACGTCCGCGTAGAAGTGCCGGTCGACCTCGGGCGGATCGGGCAGCAGGATGTTCAGTTCGAGCACGTTGCGCTCGACCTCGAGCTCGACCCGGGTCATGTAGGCCAGCACCGGACCGAACCGCTCGGCCAGCAGGCTGGGCTTCTTCATCGAGTAGTCGACGCTGCCGAGCGGGATCGGCGGGTGCTCCTCGCCCAGCCGATCGACATGCTCGGCAAGCCGTGAGTCTTCCCGGCGGCGGCCGCGCCGGCGCGAAACGGTTACATCGCTCAACCACATAGGCGGCACCTCATTCATCCGACAAGGGATGCGCGCACGATCCCCCAAGAGGTAAGCCTAACAAAGTAACTGACTGATCAGTCAGTCAGAGCTTGTGACCCCCGCAACAGAACAGCGGGTGGCGGCCCTGAGGGCCACCACCCGCTGTCGCTGTGTCTACTTCGCGATCGTGTAGCGGATCGCGTCGTTGCGGAGTACGTCGCCGTTCACCTTGACGATGCGTACGACGTGTTGCGCGTTCTTCAGCCCGGTCGCGGTGAACACGGTCCGGTTCGTCACCCGGGTGTCGTTGTGCAGGTTCACCCGGCGTACCAGCTTGCCGTCGACATACACGTCCGCGTCACCCTGATCCGGTGCGAGCGCCGTACTCCATGCGACGCCGGTCCCGGTGAAGGTGAGGCTGACCGACGCACCGTCGGCCTTGGTGGCGTGGATGTCGTCGCGGTAGTCGCCGCGGAACCTGACGTCGAGCGCGGTGTTCCCGACCGGCAGGTTCGCCAGGTAGGCCTTGCTGATCGTCACCGCGTTTCCGGCGACCGTG
This Kribbella sp. NBC_00482 DNA region includes the following protein-coding sequences:
- a CDS encoding GTP-binding protein LepA, yielding MWLSDVTVSRRRGRRREDSRLAEHVDRLGEEHPPIPLGSVDYSMKKPSLLAERFGPVLAYMTRVELEVERNVLELNILLPDPPEVDRHFYADVWMPQETRHGQILDKLQNLLGVEPHEPNLADVSFSLKFLGALGRVPGVQDISRMLYYLTGLATERSAVLAYNKLHAGLVELGERAVAATVVAPIRRQEPGHFAYYQMAAQQLWDQLSGWQKTLTRGLRKRTFEVTGAYNKRQVTEFGDVMEALNISDGGEAELREYARQVGRAELELMWAHRQGLRVPDYVFKSLKRAAVLAAERKGEVWPAAQPAGS
- a CDS encoding NPP1 family protein — its product is MQDSAPPPRPRSFRRTLGVVVGTAALMVTSAAMAYAAPPPSLPQNAGGYEQSFSPAYDYDTDGCYATPAIGADGTLNAGLNPTGAVNGNCRDQSDLDNSQTYSRDKCNNGWCAIVYASYFEKDQALPGSSLGGHRHDWEHVISWVNQASNQVEYVTTTQHSSQVTYTRSQVRFDGSHPKVVYHKDGASTHFFRLANSNDEPPENHYHNWRYPPLVGWSGYPSTSLRDTLMTADFGSATIKITDKDDRFRNLLNASKPSGIPFDPWA
- a CDS encoding TetR/AcrR family transcriptional regulator, whose product is MTAPAHTRHATRPSKRQLIIETAERLFAEHGYDATSTARIATEAGVPSGLVFYHFATKLDLLLAVVQERPAPSEVLRSTTRGPTVRRRLRAIVATMAEELEHDRAARIIVFREAQGRPEIASRAAELFAEATETVACVLAGAEDVVADPDRVQAAAELVVSRVFLDTVALGHAETATLRHAAMIDLIAESLTGGVRAED
- a CDS encoding MFS transporter, which produces MLDRSESALGIVLRSRFYRSAFLSLLIAGVGLSAATPQLTLFLVRDLHTPLPVAGLYYVTNLAAPIAGYLVGRWSDRTQDRLLWFRICSVIGAAGWIAMAVATEVWMPFVISALALSVAGGSMAQLFAACRDELSRHPTRAENRVVATVRMAFTTGWILGPVFGSWFGGAFGLRALLVATAVCVFAAMIPLGLQRVERYDDPQAGTPSEHAAGRRQIDHMMPLLIFTAVCVLAMTGDTIKFGYLPIYMAEQLHVSDSLRGVVIGIQPLLELLMLPVVARLADRFGAIRAMTAGAVLGLAGNLAYALSTSVVGLFVGQALTAGLWACVGALGVSIAQRLYPEGVGTASGIFLSAIPVGSAIGGAIGGIGVAAIGLPHVFFIPAGLTALATVGFIILSTRDST
- the crcB gene encoding fluoride efflux transporter CrcB codes for the protein MEHHPLNPLPKGPVDSDVDLRIDGRAQRAHDPVILGAIAVGGAIGAAARYLVGLGWPTPPGGFPISTLVINVVGCGLIGILMVVVTDVLTRQRLLRPFLGTGVLGGFTTFSTYAVDIQQLVTGRNAGIALLYLVTTVVGALLAVRATVSATRALITWRTR
- a CDS encoding GH92 family glycosyl hydrolase encodes the protein MRLVALGLAVALLAPAVPSQATVTQAAVAFDPAGYVDPLIGSARDGTTWPGAVRPFGMISWSPTSTRGDQTSTGAANGYQYDVTRVRGFSLTHLSGAGCNPGAAGDIPIMPYAGTVDSSPTADTTDAKYATNFRHENERALPGRYTVTLDSGVKTDLAVTTRAGVGEFTFPADQAANLLFRTSNSLNGSEDAEITIDPAHRKVTGSVLTGAFCGRRANGGVNNRKTYYRLYFTASFDQPIVANGTWKDSTLAAGSTHTTGGEGYATGADRAGRGSGGYVTFAPGSEVRMRLGISYVSQAGAEQNLRAELRPNAKADKVAADGYAAWQRELSAIRITGGTDAQRTTFYTALYHTLLQPNIFNDVDGRYLGSDLKIHRLARGQRAQYGTFSGWDQYRAHIQLLALLKPDVAGDYAQSMYQFAQQNKGIWDRWLHNNGATHVMTGDPAAPTLATFVAMGATNFDVRGAFGSLGHQARVQNAEAENDGGCPGQCTGQRPALNTYLAKHYAPQDACHCWGGAAETLENALADFSLAQWGARIGADVTDLKDRGSWWKNTFDPAVGYQRARKADGTWQNGFSPSTDVGFAQGTTSTYTWMVPQDVSGLATLMGGPTTAVQRLDAFFHDANGNWAVKGGSPVRYDPTNEPGLHTPWLYNGLGVPSKTQATTREIVDTVYGTGPSGLPGNDDLGTLSAWYVFAAIGLFPQTQGRAELLVGSPLFPKVELRRSNGVRLTVEAPETSDTNQYVQGLSLNGRARGESWLPESFVTRGGRIAVAMGAVPSAWGTPPVDH
- the crcB gene encoding fluoride efflux transporter CrcB, which translates into the protein MTRLLLVIAGGLIGAPLRYLADRAVQARHDSLFPWGTFSVNVVGSLILGFLVGASSALPHDVQLLVGTGFCGALTTYSTFSYETIRLYEDRARFLAVANVTASIVAGLGSVFLGAAVSQAIWG
- a CDS encoding alpha-amylase family protein, translated to MRLTETADVWWKNAVIYCLDVETFFDTDGDGRGDLRGVCQRIDHLAELGVTCLWLMPFCPTPDRDDGYDITDFYGVDNRLGSHGDLVELITLARDRGIRVMADLVVNHTSDKHPWFQSARASRESPYRGWYVWRDEPPPDADKGIVFPGEETSLWQYDEEAGQYYLHRFHRYQPDLDIANRDVREEIERVVGFWSELGLSGFRVDAVPFLIDTAGAQDAADLPDPHDYLRDLRASLQRRHGQSILLGEVNLPYPDVRRFFGDEDGDELTMCFDFIGMQRLYLSLARNDPAELVKALRDRPDPPEEAQWGTFVRNHDELTLDKLSEEERQEVFDAFGPEKRMQIYGRGLRRRLPPMLDNDPARLRMVYSLLFSLPGTPVLFYGEEIGMGENLAAEGRNAVRTPMQWTADPAGGFSTADPSRLPVPMVEGELGPENVNVAAQRRDPESLFNWMKLLVLRYRECPEFSWGSCTILETGVRSVFAHRSDYEDGTVVAVHNFAPEPVRVRLAVAGSAVGVRAIDLLETSTADVREDGVLSLDLAPYGCRWLRIVHPGDRYLV
- a CDS encoding putative glycolipid-binding domain-containing protein → MELRALPAAASWTHSGARVGFEVLFPGAGRLRGRTSAREGDSIWYVGYEITVGAGWATESVNAVNSTISGEHAVALTRFPDDRWTVNGVARPDLDGCRDVDFESSAVTNTLPVHRLPFVPGTTVDVPAAFVQADDLSVVRLEQRYTLTSSEERRHVFHYESSTFDFECELTFDASGLVLDYPGIATRDR